The following coding sequences are from one Lolium rigidum isolate FL_2022 chromosome 6, APGP_CSIRO_Lrig_0.1, whole genome shotgun sequence window:
- the LOC124660682 gene encoding eukaryotic peptide chain release factor subunit 1-2-like, which yields MADGQENDKNIEIWKVKKLIKALDAARGNGTSMISLIMPPRDQVSRVTKMLGDEYGTASNIKSRVNRQSVLAAITSAQQRLKLYNRVPPNGLVLYTGTIVTDEGKEKKVTFDFEPFRPINASLYLCDNKFHTEALNELLESDDKFGFIVMDGNGTLFGTLSGNTREVLHKFTVDLPKKHGRGGQSALRFARLRMEKRHNYVRKTAELATQFFINPSTSQPNVSGLILAGSADFKTELGQSDMFDQRLATKILNVVDVSYGGENGFNQAIELSAEVLSNVKFIQEKKLIGKYFEEISQDTGKYVFGVDDTMAALEMGAVETLIVWENLDINRYSLKNSATGETVVKHFNKAQEADQGNFKDKATSAELEVVDKTLLLEWFAENYRQFGCTLEFITNKSQEGSQFCRGFGGIGGILRYQVEVNAYEDASDEEYDEDF from the coding sequence ATGGCTGACGGTCAAGAGAACGACAAGAACATTGAGATCTGGAAAGTCAAGAAGCTCATCAAAGCACTTGATGCTGCCCGTGGGAATGGGACAAGTATGATATCACTGATCATGCCGCCCCGTGATCAGGTCTCTCGGGTCACTAAGATGTTGGGTGATGAGTATGGAACTGCCTCAAACATCAAGAGCAGGGTCAACAGGCAGTCTGTCTTGGCTGCGATTACCTCTGCTCAGCAAAGGTTGAAGCTGTACAATCGAGTTCCGCCCAATGGATTAGTGCTCTACACTGGAACCATTGTGACCGATGAGGGCAAAGAAAAGAAAGTCACCTTTGACTTTGAGCCATTCAGGCCAATTAATGCCTCCTTGTATCTCTGTGACAACAAGTTCCACACTGAGGCGTTGAATGAGCTGCTTGAGTCTGATGATAAGTTTGGCTTCATCGTCATGGATGGTAATGGAACACTTTTTGGAACACTGAGTGGCAATACCAGGGAGGTTCTTCACAAGTTCACTGTTGATCTCCCAAAGAAGCATGGACGaggagggcaatcagcacttCGCTTTGCCCGCCTTCGCATGGAGAAACGCCACAACTACGTGCGAAAGACAGCTGAACTCGCTACACAATTCTTCATCAATCCTTCCACTAGCCAGCCAAATGTTTCTGGGCTCATTCTAGCTGGTTCTGCTGACTTCAAGACTGAATTGGGTCAATCTGACATGTTTGATCAGCGCTTGGCAACCAAGATACTCAATGTGGTTGATGTCTCTTATGGTGGAGAGAATGGCTTCAACCAGGCCATTGAGTTGTCTGCTGAAGTGCTTTCCAATGTCAAGTTCATCCAGGAAAAGAAGTTGATCGGGAAGTACTTTGAGGAGATAAGCCAAGACACCGGGAAGTATGTTTTTGGTGTGGATGACACAATGGCTGCCCTTGAAATGGGTGCAGTCGAGACACTGATTGTGTGGGAAAATCTGGATATCAATCGATATAGCTTGAAGAATTCTGCCACAGGGGAAACTGTTGTGAAGCACTTCAACAAGGCACAGGAGGCAGATCAGGGCAACTTCAAAGACAAGGCAACATCTGCAGAGCTGGAGGTCGTTGACAAGACCTTGCTCCTGGAGTGGTTTGCTGAAAACTACCGGCAGTTTGGCTGCACGCTGGAGTTTATTACGAACAAGTCACAGGAGGGATCTCAGTTCTGCAGGGGCTTTGGTGGGATAGGAGGAATCCTTCGCTACCAGGTTGAGGTGAATGCTTACGAGGACGCGTCTGATGAGGAGTATGACGAAGACTTTTAG